The Pyrus communis chromosome 2, drPyrComm1.1, whole genome shotgun sequence genome includes a window with the following:
- the LOC137726673 gene encoding G-type lectin S-receptor-like serine/threonine-protein kinase At1g11410: MRKLTMNSTEFFFASTVLLIFLVILPSSISVTLDAITPKQPLREDDVLLSPTKIFALGFFKPGNSRNRYIGVWYNKIPIKTIVWIANRENPMVPTAGTGLLAIHGDHGGLVIYGEDQNNPIWSANLTVSSPNNSVIAKLSDKGNLVVEINGENVWQGFDYPTDTVLPSMKIGLDRRSGLNRFLTSWKSQDDPGMGNCSYRIEPSESPQGFLYMGQTPLWRTGPWIGERWSGVPQMENRIFFNVTFVNDQDEVSIMYSTVYESIVVKMVIDESGNIERSAWQDEVHKWAKHWSAPDGQCDFYGKCGPNSICDPYPKFADKFECNCLPGFEPKLQHEWYLRNWSGGCVRQKGSSVCQNGEGFVKLERLKVPNTSTARVNMSMSREACKEECLRNCSCTAYANADEREGGSGCITWHGDLMDTRTYLDTGQDLYVRVHANVSAQYAKKSNSSFGKKRKLEVSVACGLLFFLVFSLACWLVKRKRKGKRSQDKFLASTSWEDSSATTNIDESGINSELPFFELSTIVKATNNFASNNQLGTGGFGSVYKGVLDNGKEIAVKRLAKNSGQGIGEFKNEVVLLSKLQHRNLVRIIGCCVQDEEKMLIYEYLPNKSLDFFIFAKEALLDWTRRFEIICGIARGILYLHQDSRLRIIHRDLKASNVLLDSAMNPKISDFGMARIFGAEQIEANTNRVVGTYGYMSPEYAMEGLFSVKSDVYSFGVLLLEIVTGRKNIGYYHDSPYSNLVGHVWDLWKENRALEIIDSSLEESYPVNEVLRCIHIALLCVQEQAKDRPLMSAVVSMLGNDAAIPSPKQPGFLLNRGYHTSGDPSSNTNGAYSVNDMTYTEAEGR; the protein is encoded by the exons ATGAGAAAGCTAACAATGAATTCTACTGAATTCTTTTTTGCCAGTACTGTATTgctcatcttccttgtgattctTCCCTCTTCCATTTCGGTTACCCTAGACGCCATTACACCAAAGCAACCCCTAAGAGAGGACGACGTTCTTCTCTCCCCCACTAAAATCTTTGCACTAGGGTTTTTTAAGCCAGGCAATTCTCGTAACCGTTACATCGGAGTTTGGTACAACAAAATTCCAATCAAAACCATTGTCTGGATTGCAAACAGAGAAAACCCCATGGTTCCTACTGCTGGAACTGGACTTCTAGCCATTCATGGAGATCATGGTGGCCTTGTTATTTATGGGGAGGACCAAAATAACCCTATCTGGTCCGCTAATCTCACCGTCTCTTCTCCAAACAATTCCGTGATAGCCAAGCTTTCGGATAAGGGAAATCTTGTTGTTGAAATTAATGGTGAAAACGTGTGGCAAGGTTTTGATTATCCCACAGATACGGTGCTTCCTTCTATGAAAATTGGGCTGGACAGGCGGTCCGGGTTGAACCGGTTCCTCACATCTTGGAAGTCCCAAGATGATCCAGGAATGGGCAACTGTTCGTACCGGATAGAGCCGAGTGAGAGTCCACAGGGGTTCTTATACATGGGTCAGACTCCATTGTGGCGGACTGGACCTTGGATCGGTGAAAGATGGTCCGGGGTGCCTCAAATGGAAAATAGGATCTTCTTCAACGTTACTTTTGTGAACGATCAAGATGAGGTATCCATCATGTATAGTACTGTTTATGAATCAATCGTCGTAAAGATGGTCATCGATGAATCAGGAAACATTGAACGGTCCGCATGGCAAGATGAAGTGCATAAATGGGCCAAGCATTGGTCCGCGCCGGATGGGCAGTGTGATTTTTACGGGAAGTGTGGTCCGAATAGCATTTGTGACCCATACCCAAAATTTGCGGATAAATTTGAGTGCAATTGCTTACCTGGATTCGAACCCAAGTTGCAACATGAGTGGTATTTGAGAAATTGGTCAGGCGGGTGCGTGAGGCAAAAAGGTTCATCCGTTTGCCAAAACGGGGAAGGGTTCGTGAAGTTGGAACGTCTGAAGGTGCCGAACACTTCTACGGCACGTGTGAACATGAGTATGAGTCGGGAAGCATGTAAAGAAGAATGCCTGAGAAATTGTTCTTGCACGGCATACGCAAATGCAGATgaaagggagggagggagtgGCTGTATAACATGGCATGGGGACTTGATGGACACAAGGACTTATTTGGATACGGGTCAAGATTTATACGTGCGAGTTCATGCAAATGTTTCAG CTCAATACGCAAAGAAGTCAAACAGTTCTTTTGGCAAGAAGAGGAAGCTGGAAGTTTCAGTAGCATGTGGTCTATTGTTCTTCCTCGTGTTTTCCCTTGCATGTTGGTTggtaaagaggaagagaaaag GTAAGAGAAGTCAGGATAAATTTTTAGCATCAACCTCCTGGGAAGATTCTTCTGCTACAACAAATATTGATGAAAGTGGAATAAACTCTGAATTACCATTCTTTGAACTAAGTACCATAGTTAAGGCCACAAATAATTTCGCTTCCAACAACCAGCTTGGAACAGGTGGTTTCGGCTCTGTTTATAAG GGTGTGCTTGATAATGGAAAGGAGATAGCAGTGAAAAGACTAGCCAAGAATTCTGGCCAAGGAATTGGAGAGTTTAAGAATGAAGTTGTGCTGCTTTCAAAGCTCCAACACAGGAACCTTGTGAGGATCATAGGTTGCTGCGTTCAAGATGAAGAGAAAATGCTGATCTATGAATACTTGCCAAACAAAAGTCTTGACTTTTTCATTTTCG CAAAAGAGGCGCTCTTGGATTGGACAAGACGCTTTGAGATAATCTGTGGGATTGCTAGAGGGATCTTATATCTTCATCAGGATTCGAGATTAAGAATCATCCATAGAGATCTAAAGGCCAGCAATGTTCTGTTGGATTCTGCTATGAACCCCAAGATTTCAGATTTTGGTATGGCTAGGATATTTGGAGCTGAACAAATTGAAGCAAATACAAACCGTGTGGTTGGGACATA CGGTTATATGTCACCAGAGTACGCAATGGAAGGACTTTTTTCAGTAAAGTCTGACGTATATAGCTTCGGCGTTTTACTACTAGAAATTGTTACTGGCAGAAAGAACATTGGCTACTACCACGATAGTCCTTACTCAAATTTAGTTGGACAT GTTTGGGACTTGTGGAAGGAAAATAGAGCCTTGGAAATCATTGATTCATCTCTGGAAGAATCATACCCTGTCAACGAAGTTCTAAGATGTATTCACATTGCCCTCTTGTGCGTGCAAGAGCAAGCGAAGGATCGTCCACTCATGTCAGCAGTGGTTTCCATGTTGGGTAATGATGCAGCAATTCCTTCACCAAAGCAACCTGGATTTTTGTTGAACAGAGGTTATCATACTAGTGGAGACCCATCATCCAATACTAATGGAGCTTACTCTGTAAATGACATGACCTATACAGAAGCAGAAGGTCGCTAA
- the LOC137726672 gene encoding G-type lectin S-receptor-like serine/threonine-protein kinase SD1-1, whose protein sequence is MLILAVLYWFRIRSMKGRGGQPKFLNDPTASGVRRYEDLPIDEHRGETDLPLFDLTTVVAATENFSSANMLGHGGFGMVYKGCLADGQEIAVERLSRNSGQGIDEFKNEVMLIAKLQHRNLVRLLGCYIHKEEMMLIYEYMPNRSLDLCIFDKNGNSLLDWRKRFQIIIGIARGVLYLHQDSRLKIIHRDLKASNILLDGSMNPKISDFGIARMFGDDQTEANTNKVVGT, encoded by the exons ATGCTCATCCTCGCAGTTCTATATTGGTTCAGGATAAGGAGCATGAAAG GGAGAGGAGGACAACCCAAATTTCTGAATGATCCCACTGCTTCTGGTGTACGAAGATATGAAGATTTGCCGATTGATGAACACAGAGGAGAAACAGATTTACCTCTTTTCGATTTAACCACCGTGGTAGCAGCCACAGAAAACTTCTCTTCTGCTAACATGCTTGGCCATGGCGGCTTCGGCATGGTATATAAG GGATGTCTAGCTGATGGACAGGAAATAGCTGTTGAAAGATTATCGAGAAATTCAGGACAAGGCATAGACGAATTCAAGAACGAAGTAATGCTTATTGCAAAGCTTCAGCATAGAAATCTTGTGAGGCTTTTGGGTTGCTACATACATAAAGAAGAGATGATGCTAATCTATGAATACATGCCAAATCGTAGCTTGGACTTATGCATTTTTG ATAAAAACGGAAATTCGTTGTTAGATTGGAGAAAAAGATTTCAAATTATCATTGGGATTGCTCGAGGCGTCTTATATCTTCATCAAGATTCGAGACTAAAAATAATCCACAGGGATTTGAAAGCGAGCAATATTTTACTGGATGGTTCAATGAACccaaaaatatcagattttggcATAGCAAGGATGTTCGGGGATGACCAAACTGAAGCAAACACGAACAAAGTTGTTGGCACCTAG
- the LOC137726681 gene encoding G-type lectin S-receptor-like serine/threonine-protein kinase At1g11410 has translation MRKVTMNSTVFFFVGTVLLIFLVILPSSISVTLDAITPNQPLREGDVLLSTTKIFALGFFKPGNSHNRYIGVWYNKIPIQTIVWIANRDNPIVPTAGTGLLAVHADHGGLVIYGEDQNTPFWSANLTVSSPNNSVIAKLWDTGNLVVEINGEKVLWQGFDYPTNTMLPFMKLGLDRRSGLNRFLTSWKSQDDPGTGNCSYRLEPTESPQEFLYMGQTPLWRTGPWTGERWSGVPEMVKTFFSNVTFVNNQDEVSIVDGNVYESIFVKFVIDESGNVERSAWKDKVHQWDKFWSAPVEQCDFYGKCGPNSICDPYPNFTDKFECHCLPGFEPKLQHEWYSRDWSGGCVRQKGSSVCQNGEGFVKLERVKVPDTSTAHVNMSRSREACKEECLRNCSCTAYANADERQGGSGCITWHGDLMDTRTYLGTGQDLYVRVHANVSAQYAKKSNSSFGKKRKLEVSVACGLLFFLLFSLACWLLKRKRKGKRSLDKFFNVTIASTSWEDSSARTNIDESGINSELPFFELSTIVKATNNFASNNKLGTGGFGSVYKGVLDNGKEIAVKRLAKNSGQGIGEFKNEVVLLSKLQHRNLVRIIGCCVQDEEKMLIYEYLPNKSLDFFIFAKEAFLDWIRRFEIICGIARGILYLHQDSRLRIIHRDLKASNVLLDSAMNPKISDFGMARIFGAEQIEANTNRVVGTYGYMSPEYAMEGLFSVKSDVYSFGVLILEIVTGRKNTGYYHDSPYSNLVGHVWDLWKENRALELIDSSLGESYPVNEVLRCFHIALLCIQEQAKDRPLMSAVVFMLGNDAPIPSPKQPGFLLNRGYHTSGDPSSNTDGAYSVNGMTYTEA, from the exons ATGAGAAAGGTAACAATGAATTCTACTGTATTCTTTTTTGTCGGTACTGTATTgctcatcttccttgtgattctTCCCTCTTCCATTTCGGTTACCCTAGACGCCATTACACCAAACCAACCCCTAAGAGAGGGCGACGTTCTTCTCTCCACCACTAAAATCTTTGCACTAGGGTTTTTTAAGCCAGGCAATTCTCATAACCGTTACATCGGAGTTTGGTACAACAAAATTCCAATCCAAACCATTGTCTGGATTGCAAATAGAGATAACCCCATAGTTCCTACCGCTGGAACTGGACTTCTAGCCGTTCATGCAGATCATGGTGGCCTTGTTATTTATGGGGAGGACCAAAATACCCCTTTCTGGTCCGCTAATCTCACTGTTTCTTCTCCAAACAATTCCGTGATAGCCAAGCTTTGGGATACGGGAAATCTTGTTGTTGAAATTAATGGTGAAAAGGTGTTGTGGCAAGGTTTTGATTATCCCACAAATACGATGCTTCCTTTTATGAAACTTGGGCTGGACAGGCGGTCCGGGTTGAACCGGTTCCTCACATCTTGGAAGTCCCAAGATGACCCGGGAACGGGCAACTGTTCATACCGTTTAGAGCCAACTGAGAGTCCACAGGAGTTTTTATACATGGGTCAGACTCCATTGTGGCGAACTGGACCTTGGACCGGTGAAAGATGGTCCGGGGTGCCTGAAATGGTAAAAACCTTCTTCTCCAACGTCACTTTTGTGAACAATCAAGATGAGGTATCCATCGTGGATGGTAATGTTTATGAATCAATCTTCGTAAAATTCGTGATCGATGAATCAGGAAACGTTGAACGGTCCGCATGGAAGGATAAAGTGCATCAATGGGACAAGTTTTGGTCCGCCCCGGTTGAGCAGTGTGATTTTTACGGGAAGTGTGGTCCGAATAGCATTTGTGACCCATACCCAAACTTCACGGATAAATTTGAGTGCCATTGCCTACCTGGATTCGAACCCAAGTTGCAACATGAGTGGTATTCGAGAGATTGGTCAGGCGGGTGCGTGAGGCAAAAAGGATCATCCGTTTGCCAAAACGGGGAAGGGTTCGTGAAGTTGGAACGTGTGAAGGTGCCGGACACTTCTACGGCACATGTGAACATGAGTAGGAGTCGGGAAGCATGTAAAGAAGAATGCCTGAGAAATTGTTCTTGCACGGCATACGCAAATGCAGATGAAAGGCAGGGAGGGAGTGGCTGTATAACATGGCATGGGGACTTGATGGACACAAGGACTTATTTGGGTACGGGTCAAGATTTATATGTGCGAGTTCATGCAAATGTTTCAG CTCAATACGCAAAGAAGTCAAACAGTTCTTTTGGCAAGAAGAGGAAGCTGGAAGTTTCAGTAGCATGTGGTCTATTGTTCTTCCTCTTGTTTTCCCTTGCATGTTGGTTgctaaagaggaagagaaaag GTAAGAGAAGTCTAgataaatttttcaatgtgaccatAGCATCAACGTCTTGGGAAGATTCTTCTGCTAGAACAAATATTGATGAAAGTGGAATAAACTCTGAATTACCATTCTTTGAACTAAGTACCATAGTTAAGGCCACAAATAATTTCGCTTCTAACAACAAGCTTGGAACAGGTGGTTTCGGCTCCGTTTATAAG GGTGTGCTTGATAATGGAAAGGAGATAGCAGTGAAAAGACTAGCCAAGAATTCTGGCCAAGGAATTGGAGAGTTTAAGAATGAAGTTGTGCTGctttcaaagcttcaacacaGGAACCTTGTGAGGATCATAGGTTGCTGCGTTCAAGATGAAGAGAAGATGTTGATCTACGAATACTTGCCAAACAAAAGTCTTGACTTTTTCATTTTCG CAAAAGAGGCATTCTTGGATTGGATAAGACGCTTTGAGATAATCTGTGGGATTGCTAGAGGGATCTTATATCTTCATCAGGATTCGAGATTAAGAATCATCCATAGAGATCTAAAGGCCAGCAATGTTCTGTTGGATTCTGCTATGAACCCCAAGATTTCAGATTTTGGTATGGCTAGGATATTTGGAGCTGAACAAATTGAAGCAAATACAAACCGTGTGGTTGGGACATA CGGTTATATGTCACCAGAGTACGCAATGGAAGGACTTTTTTCAGTAAAGTCTGACGTATATAGCTTCGGTGTTTTGATACTAGAAATTGTTACTGGCAGAAAGAACACTGGCTACTACCACGATAGTCCTTACTCAAATTTAGTTGGACAT GTTTGGGACTTATGGAAGGAAAATAGAGCCTTGGAACTCATTGATTCATCTCTGGGAGAATCATACCCTGTCAACGAAGTTCTAAGATGTTTTCACATTGCCCTCTTGTGCATACAAGAGCAAGCGAAGGATCGTCCACTCATGTCAGCAGTGGTTTTCATGTTGGGTAATGATGCACCAATTCCTTCACCAAAGCAACCTGGATTTTTATTGAACAGAGGTTATCATACTAGTGGAGACCCATCATCCAATACTGATGGAGCTTACTCTGTAAATGGCATGACCTATACAGAAGCATAA